A genomic stretch from Clostridia bacterium includes:
- the gyrA gene encoding DNA gyrase subunit A produces MADTNEVKEQKIIPVDIETEMKKSFIEYAMSVIIDRALPDVRDGLKPVHRRILYSMFTQGFTPDKAYRKCATTVGDVLGRFHPHGDAAVYDSMVRMAQDWSLRHTLVDGHGNFGSLDGDSPAAYRYTEARLSKISMEMLSDINKDTVDFKPNFDEHEMEPVVLPSRFPNLLVNGSTGIAVGMATNIPPHNLGEVIDGIKMVIDNPDISTEDLNKIIKGPDFPTSGTIVGKQGIREAYKTGRGRIIVRSEATIEQMTNNKQRIIVTELPYQVNKARLIEKIAELVKEKRIEGISDLRDESGREEPVRIVIELKRDANANVVLNQLYKNTQMQETFSVNMVAIVQTEDKKYEPRIINLRQAINYYIKHQEEVIVRRTKYELDKAEARAHILEGLRIAIDNLDEVIRIIRGSKTETIAKEGLMERFGFSEKQAQAIVDMRLGRLTGLEREKLENEYKEIMEKIKYYREVLANQSLVLKIIKDELTVIKDKYANDRKTRIIADQGEIDLEDLIAEEESVITLTHFGYVKRLPADTYKSQKRGGKGITGLSTREEDFVENLFITSTHHFIMFFTNKGRVYRLKAYEIPESGRQAKGTAIVNLLQLDADEKVTTVIPIAEYKEGLYLMMATKNGLVKKTNLMEYDNIRKGGLAAVTLRENDELIDVKLTDGNQDIMLATRNGMAIRFNETDARPIGRVSMGVKGIELDDDDYVIGMEVCSENVSLLVVTENGFGKRTELDEYKVQSRGGKGILTYRVTEKTGKIAGMKLVSEEDDIMLISSDGTIIRLNVSEISILGRATQGVTLMRMGDGISVVSVARIVNENEGEEDTNDVEE; encoded by the coding sequence ATGGCAGATACAAATGAGGTAAAAGAACAGAAGATAATACCGGTTGATATAGAAACGGAAATGAAAAAATCCTTTATTGAGTATGCTATGAGTGTTATTATAGACCGTGCTCTTCCAGATGTAAGAGATGGGTTAAAGCCTGTTCACAGGCGTATATTATATTCAATGTTTACTCAAGGCTTTACACCGGATAAGGCGTACAGAAAGTGTGCTACGACAGTAGGGGATGTTCTCGGTAGGTTTCATCCGCATGGTGATGCCGCTGTTTACGACAGTATGGTGCGTATGGCCCAAGATTGGTCTTTACGCCACACACTGGTAGATGGGCATGGAAACTTCGGTTCGCTGGATGGTGATTCACCTGCAGCATACAGGTATACAGAAGCAAGACTTTCGAAGATATCTATGGAAATGCTCAGTGACATAAATAAGGATACAGTAGATTTCAAACCAAACTTTGACGAGCATGAAATGGAGCCCGTTGTTCTTCCATCAAGGTTCCCAAACCTTCTTGTCAACGGTTCTACGGGGATAGCCGTAGGAATGGCAACAAACATACCACCTCATAACCTTGGTGAGGTTATAGATGGTATAAAAATGGTGATAGATAACCCTGATATTTCAACAGAAGATTTAAATAAAATCATTAAGGGTCCTGACTTCCCTACTTCGGGAACAATTGTAGGCAAGCAGGGAATAAGGGAAGCTTATAAAACAGGTAGGGGAAGAATAATCGTTAGATCGGAAGCTACTATAGAGCAGATGACTAACAATAAACAAAGAATAATAGTAACGGAACTTCCCTATCAAGTAAATAAGGCAAGGCTTATAGAGAAGATCGCGGAACTGGTAAAAGAGAAGAGAATTGAAGGTATTTCCGATCTTAGAGATGAGTCTGGAAGAGAAGAGCCGGTAAGAATAGTGATAGAACTTAAGCGTGATGCCAATGCCAATGTTGTGTTGAATCAGCTTTATAAGAATACGCAGATGCAGGAAACTTTCAGTGTCAACATGGTTGCCATTGTTCAGACTGAAGATAAGAAATATGAGCCAAGGATAATAAATCTGAGGCAGGCAATAAACTACTATATAAAGCACCAGGAAGAAGTAATAGTCAGAAGAACAAAGTATGAACTTGATAAAGCAGAAGCCAGGGCTCATATATTGGAAGGTTTAAGGATAGCTATAGATAACCTGGACGAAGTTATAAGAATCATAAGAGGATCAAAGACCGAAACAATCGCTAAGGAAGGCTTGATGGAAAGATTCGGCTTCAGTGAAAAGCAAGCCCAAGCTATAGTAGATATGAGACTTGGAAGGCTCACCGGTTTAGAAAGAGAGAAGCTGGAAAATGAATATAAGGAAATTATGGAGAAGATTAAATACTATAGAGAAGTACTTGCTAACCAATCTCTCGTTTTAAAAATAATCAAGGACGAGCTTACAGTAATAAAAGACAAATATGCAAACGACAGAAAAACAAGAATCATTGCAGATCAGGGAGAGATTGATCTTGAGGATCTCATTGCGGAAGAGGAAAGTGTAATTACTCTTACACACTTCGGTTACGTAAAAAGGCTGCCTGCTGATACTTATAAGAGCCAGAAAAGAGGGGGAAAGGGAATAACAGGTTTAAGCACAAGAGAAGAAGATTTTGTAGAAAACCTGTTTATAACATCAACTCATCATTTCATAATGTTCTTTACTAATAAAGGTAGAGTATACAGGTTAAAAGCATATGAGATACCTGAATCAGGAAGACAGGCAAAGGGTACTGCCATAGTAAATCTACTGCAGCTTGATGCGGATGAAAAGGTTACTACGGTAATACCTATAGCTGAGTACAAAGAAGGCCTGTATCTTATGATGGCAACAAAAAACGGGCTTGTAAAAAAGACTAATCTTATGGAATATGACAATATCAGAAAAGGCGGACTAGCTGCCGTTACCCTGAGAGAGAACGATGAACTGATAGATGTTAAGCTTACCGATGGTAATCAAGACATAATGTTAGCTACAAGAAACGGTATGGCAATTAGATTTAATGAAACTGATGCAAGACCAATAGGAAGAGTATCGATGGGTGTTAAGGGTATTGAATTGGACGACGACGATTATGTAATAGGAATGGAAGTTTGTAGCGAGAATGTAAGTTTGCTTGTAGTGACCGAAAATGGTTTTGGTAAGAGGACCGAGCTTGACGAGTATAAGGTACAGTCGAGAGGCGGAAAGGGGATACTCACTTATAGGGTTACAGAAAAGACAGGAAAAATTGCCGGTATGAAGCTTGTAAGCGAAGAGGACGATATAATGCTTATCAGCTCAGATGGTACAATAATACGACTTAATGTTAGTGAAATTAGTATTCTCGGCAGGGCAACGCAAGGAGTAACTCTTATGAGAATGGGTGACGGTATTAGTGTAGTAAGTGTAGCTAGGATAGTAAATGAAAATGAAGGTGAAGAAGATACAAATGATGTAGAAGAATAA